One region of Enterobacter ludwigii genomic DNA includes:
- a CDS encoding family 43 glycosylhydrolase, which yields MQTWPNPFIEQRADPYILYHAGQYYFIASVPQYDRLAIRRADSLEGLRSADEVVVWRKPDTGPMSELIWAPELHHIDGKWYIYFAAAHTQALDRLGMFQHRMFVLECTDRDPLAGTWEEKGQVITPFDTFALDATTFMHQGKRWYLWAQKAPDISGNSNLYLCEMENPWTLKGEPVMLSKPEYDWECRGFWVNEGPAVLFHGDKLFISYSASATDENYCMGLLWIDMIADPQNPANWQKSPRPVFTTSDENRQYGPGHNSFTQTPDGEDVLVYHARNYTEIEGDPLYDPNRHTRLKLVRWEENGMPDFGIPPADTL from the coding sequence ATGCAAACCTGGCCAAACCCGTTTATTGAGCAACGCGCCGATCCGTACATTTTGTACCACGCGGGGCAATACTATTTTATTGCCTCCGTGCCGCAGTATGACAGGCTGGCGATCCGCCGCGCAGATTCGCTGGAAGGGCTGCGCAGCGCCGACGAAGTGGTGGTGTGGCGTAAACCCGACACCGGCCCTATGAGCGAGTTAATATGGGCGCCGGAGCTGCATCATATTGACGGTAAGTGGTACATCTACTTTGCAGCGGCACACACTCAGGCGCTCGACAGGCTCGGCATGTTCCAGCACCGCATGTTTGTGCTGGAATGTACTGACCGCGATCCGCTCGCGGGCACGTGGGAGGAGAAAGGTCAGGTCATCACGCCATTTGACACCTTTGCGCTGGATGCCACCACTTTTATGCACCAGGGGAAACGCTGGTATCTGTGGGCGCAAAAAGCCCCGGATATCTCCGGTAACTCCAACCTCTATCTGTGTGAAATGGAAAATCCGTGGACGCTAAAAGGCGAGCCGGTGATGCTCAGCAAGCCGGAGTATGACTGGGAGTGCCGTGGATTTTGGGTTAACGAAGGCCCGGCAGTACTGTTTCACGGCGACAAACTCTTCATCAGCTATTCCGCCAGCGCGACCGATGAGAACTACTGCATGGGTCTATTGTGGATCGATATGATCGCCGATCCGCAAAACCCGGCGAACTGGCAGAAATCTCCTCGCCCGGTATTCACCACCAGCGATGAAAATCGCCAGTATGGCCCAGGGCACAACAGCTTTACGCAGACGCCGGATGGGGAAGATGTGCTGGTGTATCACGCACGTAACTACACCGAAATTGAAGGCGATCCGCTTTACGATCCGAACCGTCATACCCGCCTTAAGCTTGTCCGCTGGGAAGAAAACGGGATGCCTGATTTCGGCATCCCGCCCGCGGATACGCTTTAG
- a CDS encoding MFS transporter translates to MDNSKLSVKEKIGYGMGDAGCNIIFGAIMLFVNYFYTDIFGLAPALVGVLLLSVRVIDAVTDPIMGAIADRTRSKYGRFRPWLLWIAVPYALFSILMFTTPEWSYNSKVIYAFATYFLLSLTYTAINIPYCSLGGVITNDPKERVACQSYRFVMVGIATLLLSLTLLPMADWFGGDNKAKGYQMAMTVLALIGTCMFLFCFATVRERVRPAVQTHDELKNDLKDVWKNDQWVRILLLTLCNVCPGFIRMAATMYYVTWVMGQSTHFATLFISLGVVGMMLGSMLAKVLTDRWCKLKVFFWTNIALAIFSCAFYFFDPKATVTIVVLYFLLNILHQIPSPLHWSLMADVDDYGEWKTGKRITGISFSGNIFFLKLGLAVAGAMVGFLLSWYGYDAGAKAQSADAINGIVLLFTVIPGVGYLITAGVVRLLKVDRETMKQIQSDLQKRRNNYRELNDYPELKAAETK, encoded by the coding sequence ATGGATAACAGCAAACTGTCAGTAAAAGAAAAGATCGGCTATGGGATGGGAGACGCGGGATGCAACATCATCTTCGGCGCCATCATGTTGTTTGTTAACTATTTCTATACGGATATTTTTGGTCTGGCACCTGCACTGGTCGGCGTATTGCTGTTGTCTGTTCGTGTCATTGATGCCGTAACAGATCCTATTATGGGTGCTATCGCTGACCGTACCCGCAGTAAATATGGGCGGTTTCGTCCATGGCTGCTGTGGATCGCCGTCCCCTATGCACTGTTCAGTATCCTGATGTTCACCACGCCAGAGTGGAGCTATAACAGCAAAGTTATCTATGCCTTTGCCACCTACTTCCTGCTGTCGCTGACCTACACCGCCATCAACATTCCGTACTGCTCGCTGGGTGGCGTGATTACTAACGACCCTAAAGAGCGCGTCGCCTGTCAGTCTTATCGCTTCGTGATGGTCGGTATTGCGACGCTGCTGCTGTCACTCACCTTGCTGCCGATGGCCGACTGGTTTGGTGGGGATAACAAAGCCAAAGGTTACCAGATGGCGATGACCGTACTGGCGCTGATTGGTACCTGTATGTTCCTGTTCTGCTTCGCCACCGTCCGCGAGCGTGTACGCCCGGCGGTACAGACGCATGACGAATTGAAAAACGACCTGAAAGACGTGTGGAAGAACGATCAATGGGTGCGCATTCTGCTGTTAACCCTGTGCAACGTCTGTCCGGGTTTTATCCGCATGGCGGCGACCATGTATTACGTCACCTGGGTTATGGGCCAGAGCACCCACTTCGCCACCCTGTTTATCAGCCTCGGGGTGGTCGGCATGATGCTCGGCAGTATGCTGGCGAAAGTATTAACTGACCGCTGGTGTAAGCTGAAGGTGTTCTTCTGGACCAACATCGCGCTGGCAATTTTCTCCTGTGCATTCTATTTCTTCGACCCGAAAGCCACCGTCACCATCGTCGTGCTCTACTTCCTGCTGAATATCCTGCATCAAATCCCGTCGCCGCTGCACTGGTCGCTGATGGCTGATGTCGATGACTATGGCGAGTGGAAGACCGGAAAACGCATCACGGGTATCAGTTTCTCCGGCAACATCTTCTTCCTCAAGCTGGGGCTGGCGGTTGCCGGTGCAATGGTGGGCTTCCTGCTCTCCTGGTACGGTTACGATGCCGGTGCGAAAGCGCAGAGCGCGGACGCCATCAACGGTATTGTGCTGCTGTTCACGGTGATTCCGGGCGTTGGATATCTGATTACCGCGGGAGTGGTGCGTCTGCTGAAAGTGGACCGTGAAACCATGAAGCAGATCCAGTCCGATCTGCAAAAGCGTCGTAACAACTATCGCGAGCTGAACGATTATCCGGAACTCAAAGCCGCTGAGACAAAATAA
- the aroP gene encoding aromatic amino acid transporter AroP yields the protein MEAQQHGDQLKRGLKNRHIQLIALGGAIGTGLFLGSASVIQSAGPGIILGYAIAGFIAFLIMRQLGEMVVEEPVAGSFSHFAYKYWGSFAGFASGWNYWVLYVLVAMAELTAVGKYIQFWYPEIPTWASAAAFFVIINAINLTNVKVFGEMEFWFAIIKVIAVVAMIIFGGWLLFSGNGGPQATVRNLWEQGGFLPHGMSGLVMMMAIIMFSFGGLELVGITAAEADNPEQSIPKATNQVIYRILIFYVGSLAVLLSLLPWTRVTADTSPFVLIFHELGDTFVANALNIVVLTAALSVYNSCVYCNSRMLFGLAQQGNAPKALLNVDKRGVPVNTIIVSAIVTALCVLINYLAPESAFGLLMALVVSALVINWAMISLAHIKFRRAKQQQGVTTRFPALLYPLGNWVCLLFMAAVLVIMLITPGMAISVYLIPVWIAILGVGYLVKQKNGNAVKAH from the coding sequence ATGGAAGCTCAACAGCACGGCGATCAGCTAAAGCGCGGCCTGAAAAACCGCCACATTCAGCTCATCGCATTGGGTGGTGCTATCGGTACCGGCCTGTTTCTGGGAAGCGCATCCGTTATCCAGTCTGCCGGCCCTGGCATTATTTTGGGTTACGCTATCGCAGGTTTTATTGCTTTTCTGATCATGCGTCAGTTAGGTGAAATGGTCGTTGAAGAACCCGTTGCCGGTTCTTTCAGTCACTTTGCCTATAAGTACTGGGGGAGCTTCGCGGGCTTCGCCTCTGGCTGGAATTACTGGGTGCTGTACGTACTCGTTGCCATGGCTGAACTTACCGCTGTCGGTAAGTACATTCAGTTCTGGTACCCGGAGATCCCAACCTGGGCCTCTGCTGCGGCCTTCTTCGTCATCATTAACGCCATCAACCTGACCAACGTCAAAGTGTTCGGCGAGATGGAGTTCTGGTTCGCCATCATCAAAGTTATCGCCGTTGTGGCCATGATCATCTTCGGTGGCTGGCTGCTGTTCAGCGGTAACGGTGGCCCGCAGGCGACCGTACGTAACCTGTGGGAACAGGGCGGATTCCTGCCACACGGCATGAGCGGCCTGGTAATGATGATGGCAATCATCATGTTCTCCTTCGGGGGGCTGGAGCTGGTGGGTATTACCGCCGCTGAAGCCGACAACCCGGAGCAGAGCATCCCGAAAGCCACTAACCAGGTTATCTACCGTATTCTGATCTTCTATGTGGGTTCACTGGCCGTACTGCTCTCTCTGCTGCCATGGACGCGCGTGACCGCGGATACCAGCCCGTTTGTGCTGATCTTCCACGAGCTGGGCGATACCTTCGTGGCAAACGCCCTGAACATCGTGGTGCTGACTGCAGCGCTGTCCGTTTACAACAGCTGCGTATACTGCAACAGCCGTATGCTGTTTGGTCTGGCTCAGCAAGGTAACGCCCCGAAAGCCCTGCTCAACGTCGACAAACGTGGTGTGCCGGTAAACACCATTATCGTATCGGCCATTGTGACGGCGCTGTGTGTACTGATTAACTATCTGGCCCCGGAATCCGCCTTCGGACTGCTGATGGCACTGGTGGTTTCGGCTCTGGTTATCAACTGGGCGATGATCAGCCTGGCGCACATCAAGTTCCGCCGCGCCAAACAGCAGCAAGGTGTGACTACGCGTTTCCCGGCTCTGCTTTATCCGCTGGGTAACTGGGTGTGTCTGCTGTTCATGGCCGCAGTGCTGGTCATCATGCTGATCACCCCGGGAATGGCGATTTCCGTGTACCTGATCCCGGTCTGGATAGCGATCCTCGGCGTGGGTTATCTGGTTAAACAGAAAAACGGCAACGCGGTGAAAGCACACTAA